The Sus scrofa isolate TJ Tabasco breed Duroc unplaced genomic scaffold, Sscrofa11.1 Contig1914, whole genome shotgun sequence genome includes the window GGCCCGTGTGAGGGGGCACCTGGACTCGGCCCCTGACCCTGGGGGCTCATGGTTGGGGTGGATGTGGGGGTCACGGGTGTGCTcagaggcctggcctggcctggctgtACTGGGAGGGGAGGCTGCCCTGCCCTGTGGGGAGATGGCTGGGCCAGCGGTTGGGCCGAGTGGGCTGAGGGGACTGAGATACTGGGGCCTGAGGCCAGAGAGTGGTGGACGTGGTGGGCTGGGTCTCGGTGCGGGAGCGCCTAGCCCTGTGGGGTGGTggatgggttttttggttttgtttttttgtctttttagggccgcacctgtggcacatggagcttcccaggctagggatggaatcggagctgcagctgccagccggcaccacagccacagccacgctggatccaagccgagtctgtggcctacaccacagctcccggcagtatcagatccttaacccactgagcgaggccggggattgaacctgtgtcctcatggatgcttcgttaaccgctgagccacgtcaggaactccctggttgatGGTTTGTGTTGCAGTTGCTGCGGAGGCTGGAGAGCGAGAACGCACGTCTGGAGGCCGCCCTGGAGTGGCGGCGCCGGGAGCAGGTCTTCTGGCAGTGGATGGTCAGGAAGCCGTGCCACTCGCCTGACCacggtggccctgggctggtgtgGGGGGGTCTTTCCATTTTCCAGACAGGGGGAAGCCCCTGACGTTGGTTTGCACCCAGACCTGCCGCTTTTGAGCACGGGGCTCTTTCCAGACGTCTGTCTGTCCACTCGCCAcccttcccagcccctggggGGAGGTCTCAGACTTCCCAGGGGCCTCAGCCTGCTGCCAGTCTGGCCACTGTGCCTCTCTGGCCGGGCCTGCTGGGTGCCGCTGGCTGTCCAGCTCCCTCTGTGCCCCTGGGTGGGAACTGACCCCTAGGcctctgtccctgcccccagggagccGGGCCTGTGGTGAGGCCTGTGCCTGCCACCTGCCCTCTCACGTCAGTCTCTCTCTGCAGGACACGGTCCTGGGTGCCTCACAGCCCACGTTTCTGCCCAGGAGCCCCGAGCCAGGGGCTCGAGAGTTGGAGCCGGTGGCACGGGAGCTGCAGGCTCTGTGGGAGCAGCTGCAGGAAGCCGTGGAGGCCCGGCGGGCGGCCTGGGAGGCCAGGGTGAGGCCTTGGGGTGCTGGCCCGGGGTGCTCTGGACTTGGAGTTCCACCATGGGGTTTGCACTGTTTAATCTGGAAGCCAGAGGGTGCGGGTGAGGCgcccccactgccccaccccagccaccccgTCGGAGGTCCGAGCCTTCTCCGACGGCAGTTTTGCTGTTGTCCCCCCCTGCTTCCGCCCACGCCCTGTGATCTATTTAACCTGCTGGTGGCCTTGTgggccccccagccccgcccaggcgcccccccgcctccccaccaGCAGGGCCGGGTGAGCACCTGGCTTTGTGGCTCTGATCAGCGCTGCTCTGTGTCCTTTTTCTGAAGCATCCTCAATTGCAGGTGAGGTTTCCCCTTCACGGCCTTGTGCGCCCCTAGAGAGCGGGGTGTCTCCCGGGGGCCTGTAGCTGAGACTCGTTCCGGCTGTGGTGGCTGTGTCCCCTCTGACCGGGCTGAGTGGAGCCCCTCCTGTCAGGGCAGGGAGCTGGAACTCCGCTGGCTCTTGCAGGCTGTGTCTCACGCGAAGTGAGGCTGCTGCTTGTCGGGGCTCAGTGCTCTTGGCACGTCCTTGCCGGGGTCCTTTATGGCAGCGCCTGCTGCGGGGTCGGGATCAGGGTCAAGGCCATTTCCTGGGGACACTGAGGGCACAGCCTCTCCTCACTTCCAGCTGCCTGCAGGCTCTAGCATGGGGCCTGCCCTGAGGGCCAGAGGTGTCCTCGCCAGGCGGTGCCCTTGGTCCAGCGCCCCCTCAGCCTGGCATCCCCTGGGTCCGGCCCTCCCCAGGCAGTGGGAAGGTGGGAGGCTGGCCCTGACCCCGCCTGGAGCGGTGGGTGGGGTTGGGTGCCCTGCGGGTCTGCACTCTGGGCTCTAAGCCGCCCTGCGGGAGCCGGTGAGCGGGCTGTGCGGTACAGTCGGGCCTTGTCCCCAGCCCGCAGCTTCTGGCCTCGGGCTCAGAGGCTTGGTGAGGCCGATACAGAGCCTGGGGTGGGTCTGTGAGCTGGAGCTGGGGTGGTGGGACCCGGGCCCCAGCCCTTCTTGGGGCGCTAGAAAGGGCTACAGGGCGTAGCGAGAGCCCAGTGTCCGCTGGGACCGGTCCCCTTGGCTCACCCGCCGTCGTCTTCCGCAGGTTGGAGACCGCGGGCCAGCGTGGAGTGCTGCGAGGCGGGCCCTGGACGAGGTGGTGGGACAGGACCTGGCTGCTCTACAGCGGGCTTGGGAGCCAGGCGGGGGCCTGACCCAGCCCCACGGGCCCCGCCGGTTGGTGAGGACGGAGGCCGGGGCGCCTGGGGGCCCGGGCCTGCGGGCCCCTGAGGTGATCGAGGCACTAAGGACCCAGGAGGCCCACTTGGAGGTGGTGCTGCGCCAGCTGCAGGGCCACTGTCGGCAGGAGCTGGCCAGGCTGGCGAGAGCCCTGCCCGGCCTCATCTGGATCCCGCCACCTGGACGCTGAGGGCAGCCGACTGCAGGCTGCGTGGCCTCGGCCTACACGGACGGACACACAGCCCGAGGTGCCCTCACTCTGAGCCCTCGGGCTTCCCCCACTTTGGGCGGAGCCAGCACGGGCTCTGCCACCGAGGAGCTCTTGGCAGGCTCACTGCGGTGGCCGTGGGCGTTCAGGATCCAGAGAGGCCCCAGAAGTAGATGTCCCTCTGCCACCCTGCCAGCTCTCTGCTCTGGGAGGGGCTGCTCCCCTCAGGCCCAGGGGAGGGGCCCCGGGGCAGCGCAGGCTCACTGGGCCAGGTGGGGGCTGCCTGCGGCTGGAGGGTCTGGCAGGGCCAGCAGCGCAGGGTGGGCAtcagggccctggggcaggagatgGCTTGGCTGTAACCTTGAACTCACCCTGGGCCAGCCCTGTGcctgcagagtgtgtgtgtgtggtttgtggTGTgcgtatggtgtgtgtgtgggggggcaggggtgctaGATGGGagtctgggggaggaggaggggacgctgcttctggtgggggaggggcggccccCAGGGACAGAGAGGCTTTGTTCCTTCGGCTCAGGGAGTTGCGCTCTGCGTTGACAAAGAGTggactgtgtctgtgtgtgtgtgtgtgcccgccCGGAACAGGCTCCGTCCCCCCAGGAGTCCCCGCACAGCAGGCACAGGGCTCAGCTCTGCCTCCTGCCAGGCGCTCTTCACAGGGCCCACCCTGCGGCTGCGGAGCCCCCAGAGCCCCCCACGGCCGGCTCAGGCCCGAGGTCCAGCCCCGGGGCCCCCAGggccctctctccttggcttttcCCATCCTCCTGAGGGGTGCGCGGCTCCCCGCCCTGGCACCAGCTCCTCTGGGCCTCCTTTGTCCTAGGGCACAGCTGTGGCCCCTCTGAGCTGCTGGCCTCCGGAGTGCTCCCTTTGAGGAGTGCTTCCCTGACTCCGTTGCCCAGAGGGACCCTGCTGGCCCCAGTTGGCGGCCGGGGCACGCTGGACCGGGCCCTCCACCTGCCTGACTCCTGCCGGCCGGGACCCTTGTCTGGAAACAGGCCCTGTCTGCCTTCTGTGGGCTCCGTGCGCCTGGGGTGGCTCTGGGGACTTGCGCTCCCGGAGCTCCATGTCGTGGGCCTGCCGCTTCTCAGACTGGCCTGTAGATTCAATACACAGTTGCAGTCAAAGCCCCAAGTGCATTCGTCTGTGGGCCTCGGGTGGTGATTGGGGCGTACGAGGTGCACCAGCCTGAGAGGCCAAGACCTTGGGGAGCAGAGCTGCCCATGGTGGCCAGGCCAGCAGGGCAGGAGCAGGTGGGGCCCTGAGTTTGGCGCCTACTGTTGCCGCGATAGGCCAGCACTTGCACGCTGGCTCACAGTGGCGCCGTCCTGTGATCTGAGGTCTGACAGCCTGACCAGGCTGTGGTTGGGGGAGGGCCggcaggaggcccagggagggcccTTCTGGACCTTGGGCTTCACAGGCTGCTGTCTCCTGCCTCCACCTCTCTacgccctgccccacccctgctcaGCCACCTCAGTCCCCTTTTGCATGTGACACACAGGTTCACCCTCCTGACAAGGGCGGAGACCCTGCCCACCACCTCCAGACCCAGGGAGACCCAGGGTGCAGGACAGGGCAGGCCCACGTGCATGCTGCAGCCTGACCGGGGCAGCAGGGGCAGCGAGGCTGCTTGGCCCGAGCACCTGTCTGCCTGGGGACAGCACCTCGGGACCGTGGGCTCCCCTCTGGGACGCAGAGACGCGGGCCTGCAGAAGGTGGGGTGTTCCACTCCACTCTGGCTTCCTAAGAGCTCCCCAAGTCGGATCTGCCAAGAAATGGTAGAGACGAGAGGACCAGCCAGGGTGGGAGGGTTCATTTGCTACATCTGAGACCTGCGGGGTGTCAGGAAAAGCGGGGACAAGCGAGCAGATCCCCGGGGCAGGTGCAAGGAGAGGGACCCATCAGGGAAGTCAGTTACCGCCTTCTCTGTCAGGGGCCGAGCAGCAGCGGGCGCACCAGAACCCAAGGCTGGCAGGGGCGAGGGTGGATTCTAGCCTCTGCGGAGCCCCTGGGTGTGGCCGGCGGGAGGCCCTGCTGTGGCTAAAGAGTGGGTGAGGGACCCTGTGAAAGGGACGCGGGCTCGCCCCTGGGATCCGGAGTTACACATTTAGTCTCTGGACACACACGTGTGTCAGAAGATGGCACACAGCCCCAGCGGGCAGGGCGGGGCCGTGCCCTCAGGACAGGGAGGATGTGCAGCCTGGGTCTGCTGTGGTTCACGCTCCACCTGTTCTGTGAGCGTGTGAACGAGAGTCGGGAACAGAGGCCGGGTCCGTGCGCCCTCCCGCGCCTGCCCGCTCTGCTGTCTCCTGTGCCCCTCCTCCCACTTCGGCTCCTTTGGGTGCCTGACCTCCCTGCCCACTGtccagcctccctctcccttgTCCTTGTTTGCGCTGGGTGACTGGCTTGGCCTTGGCTTTGGCGGGGGGTGGCCCCCCAGCCTGCACCTCTGAATGGACGCCTGAGGGGTGTCGCCAGTGTCTTGCTCAAGTCCAGCTTTGGGTGAGAGGATCATTTCTCAGCGGCATTTAGGAGCAGGTCCTGTTGGTGGGGTACGGTGGTGACCTTCGTCCGCAGCCCCCTCCACCCGTGTCCCCGCTGGTGGGCGCGGCTGGCGGCCCGGCGGTCTCAGGTGCTGAGGGCGCCCGGCCGCAGTCTCCTCTTCCTGACCAAGCTGGTCTGAGCCTTCACTGGTCCATCAGTGGGGACTCACAAGGTGTCTGATGTATGCCAGCCGCAGGGCTTCGGAAGGGTGTCTGGGGCGAGCAAACGCCATAAGCCAAAGGCACGCAAGGGCAGGTGGCCGTGGCGGC containing:
- the CUNH14orf80 gene encoding uncharacterized protein C14orf80 homolog isoform X6; this encodes MQDRGRPEAEDGWRAPALWRLLFRVLSPGPPDGASASLSLEAQARSVKSALRSQGYPSQALAQLPDNGSQGSRQLLLALAWLLARGPLLEQLLAQSRVRLGDEMPVCECEALASPGPPAPGMGEAGHVDIRHLQWLMGKLRFRWRNLMASQQEQCALLGQIHLYTRGCHSDRSLGHLSVTETELLRDPEGGRQLLRRLESENARLEAALEWRRREQVFWQWMDTVLGASQPTFLPRSPEPGARELEPVARELQALWEQLQEAVEARRAAWEARHPQLQVGDRGPAWSAARRALDEVVGQDLAALQRAWEPGGGLTQPHGPRRLVRTEAGAPGGPGLRAPEVIEALRTQEAHLEVVLRQLQGHCRQELARLARALPGLIWIPPPGR